A single Perca flavescens isolate YP-PL-M2 chromosome 2, PFLA_1.0, whole genome shotgun sequence DNA region contains:
- the atf4a gene encoding cyclic AMP-dependent transcription factor ATF-4: protein MTLELALEDVEALYLGPSFLMADPMGPLLDQDEEEALSPSTSLEGKAPASPPLSFSSQSPYQTLSSSPFSSASPPPSPPPPTQSSLFLGTKAGVDSLSLPWLGASDLLNTHVGADDGNDDAFAGMDWMSEKIDLSEFDLDSLIGSCSSDESPTSPKDLLASLDSHMDLDLDAFGPSIPAQHGSLELGLSLPSIPPLPLELALPGAAESKKTEMAPDQELIVKCEPPSRAPSPTYTLELGSEVDVLDAEKTATSLSATIIPDPSGSYQTTNPIVLSIPTSGHFVVVLTSKDEPPLVPLPDQSIKTSPPSSDCDSDSGIESVAGSPARLPCPPPAPSPAAGSSRTKPYSKPEPCDASSPLAKTSRVKSVSGAPKVEKKLKKMEQNKTAATRYRQKKRVEKDLLQVECDELEKRNHELAEKADSINREIQYLKDLMEEVRKRRVKTSPVAT, encoded by the exons ccctccacctctttaGAGGGGAAGGCGCCAgcttctccccccctctctttctcctctcagtCTCCCTACCAGACCTTGTCGTCCTCTCCGTTTTCTTctgcctcccctcctccctctcctcctccccccacccaGTCCTCCTTGTTCCTGGGAACCAAGGCCGGAGTGGACTCCCTGTCCCTCCCCTGGCTGGGAGCCAGCGACCTGCTCAACACCCACGTTGGAGCGGACGATGGCAATG ATGATGCTTTTGCGGGCATGGACTGGATGTCAGAGAAAATTGACCTGAGTGAATTTGACCTGGATTCCCTCATTGGCTCCTGCTCATCCGATGAGTCTCCCACCTCCCCTAAGGATCTCCTGGCCTCCCTGGACTCCCACATGGATCTGGATCTAGACGCCTTTGGCCCAAGCATCCCCGCCCAGCACGGGAGCCTGGAGCTGGGTCTGTCACTGCCCAGcatcccccctctccctctggaGCTCGCTCTCCCTGGAGCGGCAGAGTCCAAGAAGACCGAGATGGCTCCGGATCAAGAGCTCATTGTGAAATGTGAGCCCCCCTCTCGGGCTCCCTCTCCAACCTACACACTGGAGCTGGGCAGTGAAGTGGATGTCCTGGATGCAGAGAAAACAGCCACATCCCTCTCAGCCACCATCATTCCAGATCCCAGTGGAAGCTATCAGACCACCAACCCCATTGTGCTCTCTATTCCCACCTCTGGCCACTTTGTTGTGGTGCTCACCAGCAAAGATGAGCCCCCCCTTGTACCTCTCCCTGACCAGTCCATTAAAACATCTCCTCCATCAAGCGACTGCGACAGTGACTCTGGCATCGAGTCCGTTGCCGGCTCACCTGCCCGCCTCCCATGTCCTCCTCCCGCCCCCTCTCCAGCAGCTGGTTCCTCCAGGACCAAACCCTACTCCAAACCAGAGCCCTGTGATGCTTCCTCCCCCTTGGCCAAGACCTCCAGGGTCAAATCTGTGTCTGGTGCTCCCAAGGTGGAGAAGAAACTGAAGAAGATGGAGCAGAACAAGACGGCAGCCACTCGCTACAGACAGAAGAAGCGGGTCGAGAAGGACCTGCTTCAAGTCGAGTGCGACGAGCTTGAGAAGAGGAACCATGAGTTGGCGGAGAAGGCAGACTCCATCAACCGAGAGATTCAGTATCTCAAGGACCTGATGGAGGAAGTTCGGAAGCGTCGCGTCAAGACCAGTCCTGTGGCTACGTAA
- the LOC114569994 gene encoding uncharacterized protein LOC114569994 isoform X1, whose product MWRGGTANAAILLAAYFAACCEQKETARRRRMSSALPRHVIWESEGLVAHLNPRPWTPGSVILERSTPGSLGGSIFHLEKQEFLSWLLGARAVAELLCDRLGVRRCALVSRPHRDRPAQIRVLPLHGLDAEWRPHLAGEEEHNAHDPGYCTSKTAGRWTNSSLTEIQTKIRAKLPIPDAPPNLSFLGDDPAHPGLFSRIVRGEEEQWRVWEDEGHVAFLTPFPNSPGFTVLVPRRPLTSDIFRLEKESYEGLVLATWEVSRLVQEALGAWGVGLIFEGFEIDYAHAKLIPLLLASSSGTGNETAKPPPPPPQFYPTYPGYVTSEDGPEASLESLKELHVKMTQI is encoded by the exons ATGTGGCGAGGCGGAACCGCAAACGCTGCCATACTGTTAGCTGCTTATTTTGCGGCCTGCTGCGAGCAAAAAGAAACAGCTAGAAGAAGAAG AATGTCCTCAGCTCTTCCCCGTCATGTCATCTGGGAGTCCGAGGGGCTGGTGGCCCACCTTAACCCCCGGCCCTGGACCCCGGGCTCTGTTATCCTGGAGCGCAGCACCCCCGGCAGCCTCGGAGGCAGTATCTTCCACCTGGAGAAGCAGGAGTTCTTATCCTGGCTGTTAGGGGCCAGAGCTGTTGCAGAGCTGCTGTGTGACAGGTTGGGGGTTAGGAGGTGTGCGCTGGTCAGCAGACCCCACAGAGACAGACCGGCCCAG ATCCGTGTCCTCCCTCTACATGGCCTGGATGCAGAGTGGCGCCCCCACCTGGCAGGAGAAGAGGAGCACAACGCCCACGACCCGGGATACTGCACCTCGAAGACCGCTGGCCGATGGACTAACTCCAGCCTGACTGAAATCCAGACCAAGATTCGAGCCAAGCTCCCCATCCCCGACGCCCCGCCCAATCTGTCTTTCCTCGGGGACGACCCGGCTCATCCCGGCCTGTTTTCGCGCATCGTTCGCGGGGAGGAGGAACAGTGGCGGGTGTGGGAGGACGAGGGTCACGTGGCCTTCCTCACTCCTTTCCCCAACTCCCCCGGCTTCACCGTGCTGGTCCCACGCCGACCGCTGACCTCTGATATTTTCCGACTAGAAAAAGAGAGCTACGAGGGACTTGTGCTGGCAACCTGGGAGGTGTCGAGGCTGGTGCAGGAGGCGCTGGGCGCCTGGGGGGTGGGGCTTATTTTTGAGGGCTTCGAGATTGACTACGCTCACGCCAAGTTGATACCACTGCTTCTAGCGTCGTCATCGGGGACGGGAAATGAGACCGCtaaaccaccaccaccacctccccaGTTTTACCCCACTTATCCTGGATATGTGACCTCAGAAGATGGACCTGAAGCCAGCCTGGAAAGTCTGAAGGAACTGCACGTTAAAATGACTCAGATTTAA
- the LOC114569994 gene encoding uncharacterized protein LOC114569994 isoform X2 codes for MLFNLTGFLIRRMSSALPRHVIWESEGLVAHLNPRPWTPGSVILERSTPGSLGGSIFHLEKQEFLSWLLGARAVAELLCDRLGVRRCALVSRPHRDRPAQIRVLPLHGLDAEWRPHLAGEEEHNAHDPGYCTSKTAGRWTNSSLTEIQTKIRAKLPIPDAPPNLSFLGDDPAHPGLFSRIVRGEEEQWRVWEDEGHVAFLTPFPNSPGFTVLVPRRPLTSDIFRLEKESYEGLVLATWEVSRLVQEALGAWGVGLIFEGFEIDYAHAKLIPLLLASSSGTGNETAKPPPPPPQFYPTYPGYVTSEDGPEASLESLKELHVKMTQI; via the exons ATGCTGTTTAACCTTACAGGGTTCCTTATTAGAAG AATGTCCTCAGCTCTTCCCCGTCATGTCATCTGGGAGTCCGAGGGGCTGGTGGCCCACCTTAACCCCCGGCCCTGGACCCCGGGCTCTGTTATCCTGGAGCGCAGCACCCCCGGCAGCCTCGGAGGCAGTATCTTCCACCTGGAGAAGCAGGAGTTCTTATCCTGGCTGTTAGGGGCCAGAGCTGTTGCAGAGCTGCTGTGTGACAGGTTGGGGGTTAGGAGGTGTGCGCTGGTCAGCAGACCCCACAGAGACAGACCGGCCCAG ATCCGTGTCCTCCCTCTACATGGCCTGGATGCAGAGTGGCGCCCCCACCTGGCAGGAGAAGAGGAGCACAACGCCCACGACCCGGGATACTGCACCTCGAAGACCGCTGGCCGATGGACTAACTCCAGCCTGACTGAAATCCAGACCAAGATTCGAGCCAAGCTCCCCATCCCCGACGCCCCGCCCAATCTGTCTTTCCTCGGGGACGACCCGGCTCATCCCGGCCTGTTTTCGCGCATCGTTCGCGGGGAGGAGGAACAGTGGCGGGTGTGGGAGGACGAGGGTCACGTGGCCTTCCTCACTCCTTTCCCCAACTCCCCCGGCTTCACCGTGCTGGTCCCACGCCGACCGCTGACCTCTGATATTTTCCGACTAGAAAAAGAGAGCTACGAGGGACTTGTGCTGGCAACCTGGGAGGTGTCGAGGCTGGTGCAGGAGGCGCTGGGCGCCTGGGGGGTGGGGCTTATTTTTGAGGGCTTCGAGATTGACTACGCTCACGCCAAGTTGATACCACTGCTTCTAGCGTCGTCATCGGGGACGGGAAATGAGACCGCtaaaccaccaccaccacctccccaGTTTTACCCCACTTATCCTGGATATGTGACCTCAGAAGATGGACCTGAAGCCAGCCTGGAAAGTCTGAAGGAACTGCACGTTAAAATGACTCAGATTTAA
- the LOC114547095 gene encoding G-protein coupled receptor 4 has protein sequence MPHQREIYRTRPSLSFHHRHFFPTMFNTTLNPTTNFYENSSTPGGPPPWYQFPECAVSPYGFIFYFGVKVFNLAVGTPCNILVIWQIATRKSDTSTSDIFIFNLAILDAYFCVMTPVDMVNRLLLDDSRIWYFQRFAYGIKDTAPLFLVCICLDRYIAVVHPVLFTGVQDNKMRIGISAVVWGFILAYGLTKCVLGVMSVNEVFSGVILFAFAVMLFCNISIIWVLRRCVAGKEVMHPVKKKAFKMVLIMLAIIVSNYLPPIALMPFVSYYTFVAFRCQISISVFSIMDLSSSVEPLLYITKMERVEGRCCGGSFSKKPHDVKV, from the exons ATGCCACACCAAAGGGAAATTTACAGGACG CGTCCCAGCCTCTCCTTCCATCATCGGCACTTCTTCCCCACAATGTTCAACACCACTCTGAACCCAACCACCAACTTCTATGAAAACTCTTCCACCCCCGGTGGACCTCCACCATGGTACCAGTTCCCAGAGTGCGCCGTTTCCCCTTACGGCTTCATTTTCTACTTTGGGGTCAAGGTGTTCAACCTGGCAGTGGGGACGCCCTGTAACATCCTGGTCATCTGGCAGATCGCCACCAGGAAAAGTGACACGTCCACCTCTGACATCTTTATCTTCAACCTGGCCATCCTGGACGCCTACTTCTGCGTAATGACACCCGTAGATATGGTCAACCGGCTGCTGCTGGATGACAGTCGCATTTGGTACTTTCAGAGGTTCGCATATGGGATCAAGGACACAGCCCCACTCTTTCTG GTGTGTATCTGTCTGGATCGCTACATTGCTGTGGTCCACCCAGTACTCTTCACTGGTGTTCAAGACAATAAGATGCGCATTGGAATCTCTGCGGTGGTCTGGGGCTTCATTCTGGCTTACGGCCTCACCAAGTGTGTTCTGGGAGTCATGAGCGTCAACGAGGTCTTCAGCGGCGTCATCCTCTTTGCCTTTGCGGTCATGCTCTTCTGCAACATCTCCATCATCTGGGTCCTCAGACGTTGTGTGGCGGGAAAGGAGGTGATGCACCCGGTAAAGAAGAAGGCCTTTAAGATGGTGCTGATCATGCTGGCCATCATCGTGTCCAACTACCTGCCGCCCATAGCTCTCATGCCCTTCGTGTCCTACTACACCTTTGTGGCGTTTCGCTGCCAGATCAGCATCAGCGTGTTCTCCATAATGGATCTGAGCAGCAGCGTTGAGCCTCTCCTCTACATCACCAAGATGGAGCGTGTGGAGGGCAGGTGCTGTGGAGGGAGTTTCTCTAAGAAGCCACACGATGTCAAGGTGTGA